A section of the Petrimonas sulfuriphila genome encodes:
- a CDS encoding RagB/SusD family nutrient uptake outer membrane protein: protein MRKIYTKILPIVFLALGLLGCEDFLNEYPVSEISTKSFFKDQAQFEQAVNGAYSGLRELAGANDIGFNGIFWIAGEMRSDNTTFQHNTTDQSGHRFWHVDQFIMNPNNEIVNQPWNTCYVGIGKCNTVIKYSEGIEFDKKAQFLAEVKFLRALYYYTLVRVFGDVPLITEPATSYNSAFEGNKRVSKDLVFQTILSDLNDAKQNLPKNYSASEFGRATEGAARTLLADVQMWLGKYNEAKTELEAVVAGNQYAVLDDYASVFDLNNEQNKEIVFSVQFIVGTFGLGSANMYTFLPWNSGTKYISHGQVLARTGMNIPTEDLINSFEEGDKRKDMIDFGFIDNDFGTYQGNIVPFTKKFWDPGHAVQYIAGNDFPLYRYPHVLLMLAECYLREGGGDPVPLVNQVRRRAGLSNLTSVTLDDIIQERRVEFHCEADRWWVLVRTGKAQEVMLAHGTREKANRSGSGAISSSAFNKINILFPIPSWVLENDPTMEQNPEYE, encoded by the coding sequence ATGAGAAAAATTTATACTAAAATACTGCCTATTGTGTTTCTGGCTTTGGGCCTTTTGGGATGCGAAGATTTTTTAAATGAGTATCCGGTTTCTGAGATTAGTACAAAATCATTTTTTAAGGATCAGGCTCAATTCGAACAGGCCGTTAATGGGGCATATTCAGGTCTCCGTGAGTTGGCAGGAGCTAATGATATAGGATTTAATGGCATTTTTTGGATTGCCGGCGAAATGCGTTCGGACAATACAACCTTTCAACACAATACGACTGACCAGTCTGGACACCGCTTCTGGCATGTGGATCAGTTCATTATGAACCCTAACAATGAGATTGTAAACCAACCGTGGAATACGTGTTACGTTGGAATCGGAAAATGCAATACGGTAATTAAGTACAGTGAAGGCATAGAGTTTGATAAAAAGGCTCAATTTTTAGCTGAAGTAAAGTTTCTAAGGGCTTTATATTATTATACCTTGGTTAGAGTGTTTGGCGATGTGCCCTTGATCACTGAACCGGCAACTTCCTATAATAGTGCTTTTGAAGGAAACAAGAGAGTTTCGAAAGATTTGGTTTTCCAAACCATTCTATCCGATTTGAATGATGCCAAACAAAATTTGCCTAAAAATTATTCTGCCTCAGAGTTTGGCAGAGCGACTGAAGGTGCTGCCAGGACATTGCTTGCCGATGTTCAAATGTGGTTAGGGAAATATAACGAAGCCAAGACAGAATTGGAAGCTGTAGTTGCTGGCAATCAATATGCTGTTCTGGATGATTATGCATCTGTGTTTGATCTCAACAATGAACAAAACAAAGAGATTGTTTTTTCTGTTCAATTCATTGTCGGAACCTTTGGTTTGGGATCGGCCAACATGTATACTTTTTTGCCCTGGAATTCCGGAACTAAATATATTTCCCACGGACAGGTACTTGCAAGAACCGGAATGAACATACCAACGGAAGACCTTATCAATTCTTTCGAAGAAGGTGACAAACGTAAGGACATGATTGATTTCGGTTTTATAGACAATGATTTTGGCACATATCAGGGCAATATTGTTCCCTTTACCAAGAAATTCTGGGATCCGGGACACGCCGTACAATATATAGCCGGGAATGACTTTCCACTGTACAGGTATCCACACGTTTTATTGATGTTGGCCGAATGCTACCTGCGTGAGGGTGGCGGTGATCCTGTTCCGTTGGTAAATCAGGTGAGAAGAAGAGCCGGATTGTCAAATCTTACTTCGGTGACTTTGGATGACATCATCCAAGAACGTAGGGTGGAATTCCATTGTGAGGCGGATAGATGGTGGGTTCTTGTCAGAACCGGTAAGGCACAAGAAGTAATGTTAGCTCATGGAACGCGTGAAAAAGCAAATCGTTCAGGATCAGGAGCAATTTCCAGTTCTGCTTTCAATAAAATTAATATTTTGTTCCCCATTCCTTCCTGGGTTTTGGAAAACGACCCGACAATGGAACAGAATCCGGAATACGAATAA
- a CDS encoding glycoside hydrolase: MKSVIFSFLLILALPLSMNGNDFKGIKRITANESQNESNSWINFVKLFELSEIPEKSLTQIACDSKYWLWINEKLVVFEGQLKRGPTPNDTYYDEVDIASYLKLGKNKIAILVWYFGKDGFSHKSSGQAGLVFKNDVLHINSDNTWLSRLNKAFEYTSRDYPNYRLSESNVRFDARKESFDWILLEDNLRGFGRAKVLGDAESSPWNKLVKRPIPLWKNSGLKEYKNKINFPFVSKGDTLILTLPYNAQITPYFKIRSDAGKVIDIRTDNYRIGNTLSVRAEYVTSSGLQEYESLGWMNGHQVRYYFPEGVEIMDVKYRETGYDTEFTGSFTCNDAFFNRLWDKALRTLYVTMRDTYMDCPDRERAQWWGDLVNESGEAFYALSPSAASLTQKGMLELINWQRSDGTIYSPVPGMYTSELPGQMLASIGYYGFWNYYMNTGDKETVEKVYNGVKKYLSVWETDEKGILVHREGDWYWGDWGTNIDKQGIFNAFYYLALKGFKNMSELLGYNGEVKKTQEKMDAFKKAFNAQLWKNGEYRSETYTGETDDRTQALAVVAGLADEAKFPEILQKLKTQKFASPYLEKYVLEALFIMGYEEYGLQRMKERYSEMINDPARTTLYELWNIGSGSVNHAWSGGGLTILSQYVCGVYPVEAAWKTIRIRPQMGSLTYAATENTTVNGKFSVEINKSNGKYRIHTLLPQESNAIVMIPVSYKKINLNNHLIWNGKEKRNQWSEYLGIDNGYHTFKIKSGNWNFVAE; encoded by the coding sequence ATGAAATCTGTTATCTTCTCTTTTTTGTTAATCCTCGCATTGCCTTTAAGTATGAATGGCAATGATTTCAAAGGGATTAAAAGAATTACGGCCAATGAATCCCAAAACGAATCAAATTCGTGGATAAACTTTGTCAAACTGTTTGAACTGAGTGAAATACCAGAAAAATCATTGACTCAAATCGCCTGCGATTCCAAATACTGGTTGTGGATCAATGAGAAGCTGGTTGTTTTTGAAGGCCAGTTAAAACGTGGGCCAACACCCAACGACACCTATTACGATGAAGTAGATATAGCCTCTTACCTAAAACTGGGGAAAAACAAAATTGCCATTCTCGTCTGGTATTTCGGTAAGGACGGCTTTTCTCACAAGAGCAGCGGCCAGGCTGGTCTTGTTTTTAAAAATGATGTACTCCATATCAATAGCGACAATACCTGGCTAAGTCGTTTAAACAAAGCTTTTGAATATACATCACGAGACTACCCGAATTATCGCTTGTCTGAATCGAATGTCCGGTTCGATGCCCGAAAAGAGAGTTTCGACTGGATATTGCTGGAGGATAATCTTCGCGGTTTTGGCCGGGCCAAGGTCTTGGGAGATGCGGAATCATCCCCGTGGAATAAATTAGTCAAAAGGCCGATACCTTTATGGAAAAACAGTGGACTGAAAGAGTATAAAAACAAAATAAACTTTCCTTTTGTGAGCAAGGGAGACACCTTAATTCTAACATTACCCTACAACGCACAGATTACTCCCTATTTTAAAATCAGATCGGATGCCGGAAAAGTCATTGATATCCGGACCGACAACTACCGGATTGGTAACACACTGAGTGTTAGAGCCGAATACGTTACCTCCTCCGGACTGCAGGAATATGAATCGTTGGGCTGGATGAACGGCCATCAGGTACGGTACTATTTTCCGGAGGGAGTTGAAATAATGGATGTGAAATACAGAGAAACAGGATACGACACTGAATTTACGGGAAGCTTCACGTGCAATGACGCATTCTTTAACCGTCTTTGGGATAAGGCGCTCAGAACACTATACGTTACTATGCGCGACACCTACATGGATTGCCCGGATCGTGAAAGGGCACAGTGGTGGGGCGATTTGGTCAACGAAAGCGGTGAAGCTTTTTATGCCCTTTCACCTTCTGCAGCATCTTTAACCCAAAAAGGGATGTTGGAGTTAATAAACTGGCAGAGAAGTGATGGGACAATATATTCTCCTGTTCCCGGAATGTATACCAGTGAATTGCCTGGCCAGATGCTGGCCAGTATAGGATATTATGGATTCTGGAACTATTACATGAACACCGGAGATAAAGAGACCGTAGAAAAAGTATACAATGGTGTTAAAAAGTACCTGAGTGTATGGGAAACTGACGAGAAAGGAATTCTCGTACACCGTGAGGGGGATTGGTATTGGGGCGACTGGGGTACCAATATAGACAAACAAGGTATATTTAATGCGTTCTATTACCTGGCTCTCAAGGGATTTAAAAACATGTCCGAACTTCTTGGATACAATGGGGAGGTCAAAAAGACACAAGAAAAAATGGACGCATTTAAAAAAGCATTCAACGCTCAGTTGTGGAAAAATGGAGAATACAGATCGGAGACGTACACCGGGGAAACCGATGACAGGACACAGGCATTGGCCGTAGTTGCTGGACTTGCGGATGAAGCGAAATTTCCGGAAATACTCCAAAAACTTAAAACACAAAAATTTGCCAGCCCCTATCTGGAAAAATACGTACTGGAAGCTCTTTTCATCATGGGCTACGAAGAGTACGGACTTCAGAGAATGAAAGAGCGATATTCTGAAATGATTAATGATCCCGCCAGGACTACCCTATATGAGTTGTGGAATATTGGCAGTGGTAGCGTCAATCACGCCTGGAGTGGTGGAGGATTAACCATTTTGTCTCAATATGTTTGTGGCGTTTATCCCGTTGAAGCTGCCTGGAAAACTATTCGCATAAGACCACAAATGGGTAGTCTGACCTATGCCGCAACTGAAAATACAACGGTGAACGGCAAGTTTTCCGTAGAAATTAACAAATCAAACGGCAAGTATCGTATTCACACCCTCTTGCCGCAGGAAAGCAATGCCATAGTTATGATTCCCGTCTCGTATAAAAAAATAAACCTGAACAATCACTTAATCTGGAACGGTAAGGAAAAAAGAAACCAATGGTCAGAATATTTAGGTATTGACAACGGATACCATACGTTTAAGATTAAATCCGGAAATTGGAATTTTGTTGCAGAATAA
- a CDS encoding family 78 glycoside hydrolase catalytic domain — MLIYKNLKKIALTAVMVIPFLYCTDKKNVDSFELKTTPSVYWIGDGQTPLAHDSLFYGDDPAPMFRKEIQVKEKLKSATLLITAAGYYKATINGQRVGINYLDPAWTDTRKRIYYAEYDISDLLNNGNNCIGVILGNGFYNPLPLKMWGRRNLREVLDVGRPAFIAKIVLLYENGEKVEMGTDKNWKFSPSPILKNNVYLGEVYNAKNETEGWDLPGFNDSNWSEAIFSTGPEGELQKSFFPHIQITDYVKPINIYSSGKDTFIIDMGVNFTGTYRIKLSGNPGDSIVFRFGERVYPDGSLNPLTTVCGQIKKKGMGGVGAPDIAWQTDTYILKDENPVWFQPEFTFHTFRYMEVSGISAQPALSDISGLALSTAVQADNNFYSSSDLLNSIQDATQRTFRSNLMSVQSDCAAREKFGYGGDLNATSESFIYNFDMKSFYRKTVYDWVDAINDSIFVDTAPFVGIQYCGLSWESAFLTTQYYLLLYYDDQELVKEMYEFNKKWMEKAQRIHPRGVVDSGLGDHESLSPVPVELTGTSHYLMCAEIMQHFASIMNDRASEKKYEQLAASLRKQLKEQFWSKPVTEKINKQTLFATLLYHKVIPEEETKMAVDSLIQAIKEAPASHFTTGIFGTKYILEALSEYVSPEKVFEIVNSKEFPGWGFMISRGATTIWETWKESDDTFSNCHPMFGTITEWFYRWLGGIRPILQHPGFEKFIISPCTPDGLNEIRVNYRSPYGTIVSNWVKDEDKTTYEFEIPQQSSVQIQLKKDLSQKITVTAVSDPSLNPNAIKGLNEGNFELSAGKYVVTIYNHTF, encoded by the coding sequence ATGCTTATATATAAAAACCTGAAAAAAATAGCCCTCACTGCAGTAATGGTTATTCCTTTCCTATATTGCACCGATAAGAAGAACGTCGATTCTTTTGAATTAAAAACCACACCTTCCGTTTATTGGATTGGAGATGGGCAAACGCCCTTGGCCCACGATTCACTTTTTTACGGTGATGATCCGGCGCCCATGTTTAGAAAGGAAATACAGGTAAAGGAAAAACTTAAATCCGCAACATTACTGATTACGGCAGCCGGTTACTACAAAGCGACCATTAACGGCCAAAGAGTGGGTATAAATTACCTTGATCCAGCGTGGACAGATACAAGAAAACGGATATATTACGCTGAATATGATATTTCCGATTTGCTCAATAATGGGAACAACTGCATAGGGGTAATATTGGGAAACGGATTCTATAACCCGCTGCCTTTAAAAATGTGGGGACGCCGGAACTTACGCGAAGTGTTGGATGTTGGCAGGCCGGCATTCATTGCCAAAATTGTTTTACTTTATGAAAACGGGGAAAAGGTAGAGATGGGTACCGACAAAAACTGGAAATTTTCTCCCAGTCCCATACTGAAGAACAACGTTTATCTGGGAGAAGTTTACAACGCCAAAAATGAAACCGAAGGTTGGGATTTACCCGGTTTTAATGACTCTAACTGGTCTGAAGCGATATTTTCAACCGGTCCGGAAGGTGAGCTCCAAAAATCTTTCTTTCCACATATTCAGATAACAGATTATGTTAAACCTATAAACATTTATTCTTCCGGGAAAGATACCTTTATTATTGATATGGGCGTAAACTTTACGGGTACGTACCGGATAAAGCTTTCCGGAAATCCTGGAGATTCGATTGTCTTCCGCTTTGGAGAAAGGGTTTACCCGGACGGAAGTTTAAACCCGTTAACCACTGTCTGCGGACAAATTAAAAAGAAAGGAATGGGGGGAGTTGGAGCGCCGGATATCGCCTGGCAAACAGACACCTATATACTGAAAGATGAAAATCCGGTTTGGTTTCAACCCGAGTTTACTTTTCATACATTTCGATACATGGAGGTTTCGGGTATATCCGCACAGCCGGCATTAAGCGACATCTCTGGACTGGCTTTAAGTACCGCTGTTCAGGCGGACAACAATTTTTACAGTTCATCCGATTTGCTCAACTCAATCCAGGACGCAACACAAAGAACGTTCAGGTCTAACCTGATGAGCGTTCAATCCGACTGTGCAGCCCGGGAAAAATTTGGTTATGGGGGAGATCTCAATGCAACGAGTGAGTCTTTTATCTACAATTTTGATATGAAATCGTTCTACAGAAAAACGGTCTATGATTGGGTTGATGCCATTAATGATTCTATCTTTGTTGATACTGCCCCATTTGTGGGAATTCAATATTGCGGATTAAGTTGGGAGTCTGCCTTTCTTACAACTCAATATTACCTGCTCCTTTATTACGACGACCAGGAATTGGTTAAAGAAATGTACGAGTTCAACAAAAAATGGATGGAAAAGGCACAACGTATTCATCCCCGGGGAGTAGTGGATTCCGGATTAGGGGACCACGAGTCCTTGTCACCCGTTCCTGTCGAACTAACCGGAACCAGCCATTATTTGATGTGTGCAGAGATCATGCAACATTTTGCTTCGATCATGAATGACAGAGCAAGCGAAAAAAAATACGAACAACTTGCCGCCTCCCTGAGAAAACAGTTGAAAGAACAGTTTTGGAGCAAGCCGGTAACAGAAAAAATAAACAAACAAACGCTGTTTGCAACGTTATTGTATCATAAAGTTATTCCTGAAGAGGAAACAAAGATGGCTGTCGATTCTCTGATTCAAGCCATAAAAGAGGCTCCGGCCAGCCACTTTACCACCGGTATTTTTGGGACCAAGTATATTCTGGAAGCTCTTTCGGAGTATGTATCACCCGAAAAAGTATTCGAGATCGTGAACAGCAAGGAATTCCCGGGATGGGGTTTCATGATTTCAAGGGGTGCAACCACTATTTGGGAAACATGGAAAGAGAGTGACGATACATTTTCTAATTGTCATCCCATGTTTGGAACTATAACTGAATGGTTTTACAGATGGCTGGGAGGAATTCGCCCAATCCTTCAACATCCGGGATTTGAAAAATTTATTATTTCTCCCTGTACGCCCGACGGGTTAAACGAGATCAGGGTAAACTACCGATCGCCTTACGGAACAATTGTCTCCAACTGGGTGAAGGACGAAGATAAAACCACCTACGAATTTGAAATTCCGCAACAATCAAGCGTACAGATCCAGCTTAAAAAAGATCTTTCTCAGAAGATTACCGTTACCGCTGTTTCTGACCCTTCATTAAATCCAAATGCCATTAAAGGGTTAAACGAAGGGAACTTTGAATTAAGTGCGGGGAAATATGTAGTTACCATTTACAACCATACGTTTTAA
- a CDS encoding family 78 glycoside hydrolase catalytic domain has translation MRKKYLLLGRFTVVFLSLNMLFNVSCQLPVKNSVKDMLVEYLNDPLGVDTEKPRFSWKIASQDRDVKQVAYQIIVSEHKKDIKKRKGTVWDSGKITDDESVNIDYMGIPLESNKTYYWTVGVTLGNDKVMWGEQSSFHTGVLNNALWKARWITSPDEITDASPLFRKSFPVKKKIKNAVAYVTAAGFYELYLNGSKVGDHVLDPGITDYRKTVLYSTYDVASLLKKGENVVGAMVGNGAWNLRKTTGRWSWHGSAPLGKPALWVQLMITYTDGSEETIVTDNTWKTKSGPITFNNLYGGEDYDARKEIPNWNTTRMNDSAWEFAVLSEEPKGVLKSQMMPAIKVTETLKPIKQINPEPGVYLFDLGQNIAGWWKIEVKGSPGQTVRVRGAETLNDSLFSEPLKEGDKLSTAQRYHSEVWTDYIIKSDKLEIYEPRFFYTGFRYVEVTTTNNQNLNHVKVEGRVVRTDLTRNGTFSSSDSLLNQIHEAGLWSQMGNTHGYPTDCPHREKGAYNGDGQIIAETSIHDFQMAPFYTKWLNDMRDSQEENGRIPNTSPTLVGGMGGGVAWGSAYVLIPWWMYNYYQDKRILEDHYPAIKKYLTYLKELGNKDEDPSEPYIIDNFMGYWYSLGEWCAPGKLNGKSDCPNHAVVNTFYYYYNNLIFSKIAEELGHTQDSEYAKALSDTIKQKFNEKFFDPGTGLYGTEETYQTYQLLALVGDMVPEEYKESVLQTIIDDVEKRGDHLNTGIIGTKYLWPVLVENGQNELAYSIASQTTYPSFGYWIKNGATTLLEQWEGDNSHNHQMFGTITEYFYKFLAGIQSPMEGRTSTGYKQIYIEPHVPQSLNAVSASIETVNGYVASSWKKENNAFFHTVSIPANTSAIIAIPVGIKDMDLYEDNKKIWSKNESLSLADGIKNVAYKGDKLIIDAASGVYNFKIEYK, from the coding sequence ATGAGAAAAAAATACCTGTTGTTGGGTAGGTTCACGGTAGTGTTCTTAAGCCTGAATATGCTTTTTAATGTTTCTTGCCAATTGCCAGTTAAAAACTCAGTTAAGGACATGTTGGTGGAATATTTAAATGATCCACTGGGTGTTGATACTGAGAAACCGCGATTTTCCTGGAAGATTGCTTCTCAGGATAGGGATGTAAAACAAGTTGCTTATCAAATAATTGTGAGTGAACATAAGAAAGACATAAAAAAAAGAAAAGGCACGGTTTGGGATTCCGGAAAAATCACAGACGATGAAAGCGTAAATATTGATTACATGGGAATTCCGCTTGAAAGCAACAAGACCTATTATTGGACAGTAGGTGTCACGCTCGGTAACGATAAGGTGATGTGGGGTGAACAAAGTTCGTTTCATACAGGAGTATTAAACAACGCGTTATGGAAAGCAAGATGGATAACATCTCCTGATGAAATTACCGACGCTTCTCCTTTATTCCGGAAATCTTTCCCGGTGAAGAAAAAAATAAAGAATGCAGTGGCATACGTGACAGCAGCAGGATTCTATGAACTGTACCTTAATGGTAGCAAAGTAGGTGACCACGTTCTTGATCCTGGAATAACCGATTACAGAAAAACTGTTTTATACTCAACTTACGATGTTGCTTCGCTCTTGAAAAAAGGAGAGAACGTGGTGGGTGCTATGGTAGGAAACGGTGCATGGAATTTACGAAAGACTACGGGAAGATGGAGTTGGCACGGTTCAGCTCCTCTTGGCAAACCGGCCTTGTGGGTACAGTTAATGATCACCTATACCGATGGAAGTGAAGAGACAATTGTTACCGACAATACATGGAAAACAAAATCCGGCCCAATCACTTTCAATAATTTATACGGCGGAGAAGATTACGATGCGCGCAAAGAAATTCCGAACTGGAACACAACAAGAATGAATGACTCCGCTTGGGAGTTTGCGGTGTTAAGTGAAGAGCCAAAAGGTGTATTAAAATCACAAATGATGCCCGCGATCAAAGTAACGGAAACATTGAAGCCCATAAAGCAAATTAATCCTGAACCCGGAGTCTATCTCTTTGATTTAGGCCAAAACATAGCAGGGTGGTGGAAAATTGAAGTAAAGGGGAGCCCGGGCCAGACCGTCAGGGTTCGCGGCGCTGAGACACTCAATGATTCCCTCTTTTCTGAACCGCTTAAAGAAGGGGATAAACTGAGTACTGCTCAAAGGTATCACTCCGAAGTATGGACGGACTACATCATCAAAAGTGATAAACTGGAGATTTACGAACCCCGCTTTTTTTACACCGGTTTCCGCTATGTTGAAGTAACCACAACGAACAACCAAAACCTCAATCATGTGAAGGTAGAGGGAAGGGTAGTCAGGACAGATTTAACCCGAAACGGTACATTCTCTTCCTCCGATTCTTTATTGAACCAAATTCATGAGGCCGGACTGTGGTCACAGATGGGAAATACCCACGGTTACCCTACAGATTGCCCGCACCGGGAGAAAGGGGCATATAACGGTGACGGACAAATCATCGCAGAAACTTCCATACACGATTTTCAGATGGCACCTTTTTACACCAAATGGCTAAACGATATGAGGGATTCCCAGGAAGAAAACGGAAGAATCCCGAATACCTCCCCAACACTTGTCGGAGGAATGGGAGGTGGAGTTGCCTGGGGCAGTGCTTATGTTCTTATTCCTTGGTGGATGTATAATTATTATCAGGATAAACGCATACTTGAAGACCATTATCCTGCGATAAAAAAATACCTTACTTATCTTAAGGAACTGGGGAATAAAGACGAAGACCCTTCTGAACCTTACATCATTGACAACTTTATGGGTTACTGGTATTCTTTGGGAGAATGGTGTGCTCCGGGGAAACTAAACGGAAAAAGCGATTGTCCCAATCATGCAGTGGTAAATACTTTTTATTATTATTACAACAACCTTATCTTTTCTAAAATTGCCGAAGAACTCGGGCATACTCAGGACAGTGAGTACGCTAAAGCACTTTCCGACACTATCAAACAAAAGTTCAACGAAAAGTTTTTTGACCCAGGCACAGGCCTTTACGGTACAGAGGAGACCTACCAGACCTATCAGCTTTTAGCTCTGGTTGGAGATATGGTGCCGGAGGAATACAAGGAGAGTGTATTGCAAACCATCATTGACGATGTTGAAAAACGCGGTGATCATCTGAATACCGGAATAATCGGGACGAAATACCTTTGGCCGGTCCTCGTTGAAAATGGTCAGAATGAGCTTGCTTACAGCATTGCTTCACAAACCACTTATCCCAGTTTTGGGTACTGGATAAAAAACGGAGCCACCACTCTTTTAGAACAATGGGAAGGGGATAACTCCCACAACCATCAGATGTTCGGTACAATTACGGAATATTTCTACAAATTTCTTGCCGGAATACAGTCACCTATGGAAGGGCGGACTAGCACAGGATACAAACAGATTTATATTGAACCTCATGTACCACAAAGTCTGAATGCTGTCAGTGCATCCATAGAAACCGTTAACGGATATGTTGCTTCTTCGTGGAAAAAAGAAAACAATGCCTTTTTTCATACCGTTTCTATTCCGGCAAACACTTCAGCGATTATTGCCATACCCGTGGGTATTAAAGATATGGATCTTTACGAAGACAATAAAAAAATATGGAGTAAAAACGAATCTTTAAGCCTTGCGGATGGAATAAAGAATGTTGCCTACAAAGGAGATAAATTAATCATCGATGCAGCATCAGGAGTCTACAACTTTAAAATTGAATATAAATAA